From Carassius auratus strain Wakin chromosome 10, ASM336829v1, whole genome shotgun sequence, a single genomic window includes:
- the ywhah gene encoding 14-3-3 protein eta codes for MADREQLIQRARLSEQAERYDDMASAMKLVTELNEPLSNEDRNLLSVAYKNVVGARRSSWRVVSSIEQKTAADGNEKKLELVRVYRETIEKELESVCQDVLSLLDQYLIKNCDETQLESKVFYLKMKGDYFRYLAEVATGEKKASAVESSEGAYKEAFDISKSMPATHPIRLGLALNFSVFYYEIQNAPEQACQLAKEAFDDAIGHLDNLNEDSYKDSTLIMQLLRDNLTLWTSDQQDSEAGDANN; via the exons ATGGCTGATAGAGAGCAACTGATCCAAAGAGCCCGTCTGTCGGAGCAGGCAGAGCGCTACGATGATATGGCCTCCGCGATGAAGCTG GTCACAGAACTGAATGAGCCTTTGTCCAATGAAGACCGCAACCTGCTCTCTGTGGCCTACAAGAATGTTGTTGGGGCCCGGCGGTCATCTTGGCGGGTCGTTTCTAGCATTGAGCAGAAGACGGCGGCGGATGGCAATGAGAAGAAATTGGAACTGGTGCGTGTTTACCGAGAGACCATCGAGAAGGAGCTGGAGTCGGTGTGCCAAGACGTTCTCAGCCTGCTGGACCAATACCTCATCAAGAACTGTGACGAAACCCAGCTGGAGAGCAAGGTCTTCTACCTGAAGATGAAGGGCGACTACTTCCGGTACCTGGCCGAGGTGGCCACCGGTGAAAAGAAGGCCTCTGCCGTCGAATCGTCCGAAGGCGCCTACAAAGAAGCTTTCGATATTAGCAAGAGCATGCCGGCCACCCATCCCATCCGCCTCGGCCTGGCACTCAACTTTTCCGTCTTCTACTACGAGATTCAAAACGCACCCGAGCAGGCCTGCCAGCTTGCCAAGGAAGCCTTCGATGACGCCATCGGCCACCTGGACAATCTGAACGAGGACTCCTATAAGGACTCCACGCTCATCATGCAGCTCCTGCGGGACAACCTCACCCTGTGGACCAGCGACCAGCAGGACAGCGAAGCGGGAGACGCCAATAACTGA